Proteins from one Arthrobacter sp. DNA4 genomic window:
- a CDS encoding MoxR family ATPase: MTMTIEQAEWFADTFEKLVANVGQAVLGKEHVIRLTFTAMLAEGHVLFEDAPGTGKTSLARALAATVQGSNNRIQFTPDLLPSDVTGVTIYDQKTQKFEFHKGPIFNNIVLADEINRASPKTQSALLEVMEESRVTVDGVTYSAGRPFMVMATQNPIEQAGTYRLPEAQLDRFLIKTSIGYPDHASTVRLLGGSNLKDRSKELSAVITTQAVADMADLAATAHVDTAVLEYISRLCEETRNAPETRLGVSVRGALAMVRAAKVWAAAQGRNFVLPDDIKELASVVWTHRFVMDPEAEFSGATAEAVLTRILADVAAPQQRTNA; the protein is encoded by the coding sequence ATGACCATGACCATTGAGCAGGCCGAGTGGTTTGCTGACACGTTCGAAAAGCTGGTTGCCAACGTGGGCCAGGCGGTGCTGGGCAAGGAACACGTCATCCGGCTGACCTTCACCGCCATGCTGGCCGAAGGCCACGTCCTGTTCGAGGACGCCCCGGGTACGGGCAAAACCTCCCTTGCCCGCGCCCTGGCTGCCACCGTGCAGGGCTCCAACAACCGCATCCAGTTCACCCCGGACCTGCTGCCCTCCGACGTCACCGGTGTGACCATCTACGACCAGAAGACGCAGAAGTTCGAGTTCCACAAGGGCCCGATCTTCAACAACATCGTCCTGGCCGACGAAATCAACCGTGCCTCGCCCAAGACCCAATCGGCGCTGCTGGAGGTCATGGAGGAATCCCGCGTGACCGTGGACGGCGTCACGTATTCGGCAGGGCGGCCCTTTATGGTGATGGCCACCCAGAACCCGATCGAGCAGGCCGGTACCTACCGCCTTCCCGAGGCGCAGCTTGACCGCTTCCTGATCAAGACCTCCATCGGTTACCCGGACCACGCGTCCACGGTCCGGCTCCTGGGCGGCAGCAACCTGAAGGACCGCTCCAAGGAACTCTCCGCCGTCATCACCACCCAGGCCGTGGCGGACATGGCCGATCTCGCCGCAACGGCGCACGTGGACACTGCCGTGCTGGAGTACATCTCCAGGCTGTGCGAGGAAACCCGCAACGCCCCGGAAACGCGCCTTGGGGTGTCAGTGCGTGGTGCCCTGGCCATGGTGCGGGCCGCCAAGGTCTGGGCCGCCGCGCAGGGCCGGAACTTCGTCCTGCCGGACGACATCAAGGAACTGGCATCCGTGGTGTGGACCCACCGGTTCGTGATGGACCCCGAAGCAGAGTTCTCCGGCGCCACCGCCGAGGCCGTGCTGACCCGGATCCTGGCCGACGTCGCCGCCCCGCAGCAGCGCACCAACGCTTGA